CAACTGCTCCAACTAATGATCCAAAGATACCAAACTGTGCAGCACCACCTAATATTGCTGATTTAGGATTTGCTAGCAGTGGAGTAAAGTCTGTCATTGCTCCAACACCCATAAAGATAAGTAAAGGAAAGAATCCATTAGCAATACCCATATTATAGATAATACCTAGCATACCAGTCTCTCCAGCAATACCAGCTAATGGAATATTAGCTAAGATACCACCAAATGCAATTGGCATTAATAATAGGGGTTCAAATCCTCTTGCAATTGCAAGGTAGAATAACAACAAGCAAATACCTATCATTATTAATCTACCCCATGTTTGTTCAAATGTTGTCATAGGTCTTGCATCTTCTGCATGAGCTTCTGAAGTCATTACATCATCTCTAGGAGTTGTAAAAGAATAAATCCCAGTAGTTTTATAGAATGATTCAAGAAGTTGACCTAATGATTTTTCATGATACTCATGTTTTACTTCTTCTTTTGGTGTTGCATTTGAGTTTGCAAATACATTTGTACTAAAAAGAGCAAAGAAAAGTAGTAGCATTGAAGCCATTATTTTTTTATTCATTTAAATAGTTCTCCAGTTTTTTTAGCTAATAGTTGCTATTGCTTGACCTTCTTCAACAGCGTCACCAGGGTTAGCTAAAACTGCACTTACTGTTCCATCACAAGGAGCTTCTACATCTATTTCCATTTTCATAGCTTCTAAGATTGCAATAATTTCACCTTGTTTTACTGTATCACCAACTTTTACATTCATTTTCCATACATTACCTGCAACAGTTGCTCCTACTTCTGCTCCACCGTTTGTTGGTGTTGCTGCTGGTGTTTCACTTTGTGTTGCTGGTGTTACTTGGATATCTGCATTACCTTCTGCAATAGATACATTAAATTTTTGTCCATCTACTACTACTGTATAGTTTCCAGTTGCATTACTCATACTATTTCCTTCTCCTAAAGTACATTCTTTATCATTTTCACAAGTTGAATCATCAACTTTTCTTACATTTAATGGGCTTTCACCTTTTAAGAAAGCAATACCTTTTTCATCACAAGCTGCTGCAATAAAAATATTTTCATCACTTGTTTCGATATTCTC
The genomic region above belongs to Arcobacter sp. CECT 8983 and contains:
- a CDS encoding biotin/lipoyl-containing protein; this translates as VEPDEEIVKLASEKLKLEPTKENPLDIADRDEKKTFKYWEGRLKEENIETSDENIFIAAACDEKGIAFLKGESPLNVRKVDDSTCENDKECTLGEGNSMSNATGNYTVVVDGQKFNVSIAEGNADIQVTPATQSETPAATPTNGGAEVGATVAGNVWKMNVKVGDTVKQGEIIAILEAMKMEIDVEAPCDGTVSAVLANPGDAVEEGQAIATIS